The DNA sequence ACGATATTAAGGCGATTAGTCCAATTGAGTTGTGCACGTTTGCTAGGATCtaacaagaaaagaaaataaatagattaaaatatataaatgtttCCAAAGAGTCATATATTTACCAGAGAGAGAACCTCTGTTTtaagtgtaaataaaattatgataGAAATCAGAGGAAACTTACCAAAGAGGAGAACATCAAGACTTCCATTAGGCATGTATTCATACAAAAGTATCTTTTCTTCTCCATTTACGCAGAAACCCAAAAGCCTCACAAGATTTTTGTGTTGAAGTTTCATTATCAGTAGAACTTCATTGGTAAACTCCTCTGAACCTTGTTCTGAACAACTTGAAAGCCTCTTTACCGCAACTTCTCTTCCATCACTTAGTTTAccctgaaaaaaaattagattttagggtttaaaaaaactatttagTTTATGGACTAAACCCTCGGAAATAGAATTTTATggagaaatttaatatattacctTATAAACAGGGCCAAAACCACCTTGTCCAAGCAAATTTGACTCAGAAAAGTTATCAGTGGCTGCATGAATTGTGGCCAGATCAATATATGGAAACTCTCCTGCATTCTCCTCGTCCCATGCTTGAAAATGCTGTTGCACTATATTTTTCAGTCCATTTGGTCCACCATTGTCGTTTAACGGTTCTTCTGGATCATTCTTATCTGCAAATTGAACGATTTcattatacaaaaagaaaaaagaaagaggtAAAACGGAatcaagaataataatttaggtTGTTATGTTACCATTTTGAGATCGGAATTTCAATATAAGACAGTAGACAGAGAAACCGAAGGCCAATACAGCTAAAAAAGCTGAAACTACAAAGATAATTGTCGTCCTAATGTGCCATTTGCTTCCTGCAGTATAagctatttaaaatttattgaaaaaaaaggtCACATAAAAATTCTCAAATTTCTTAAAGAAAAATCATTGGAAGACACTTACTCTTCCCGGGCTCCAATACGAATCCACTCGGTGGTATTTCAGAATCATCTTCGTAAAAATCGTATAACTCGTATCTTAAAAAGCAACTCTTGCTCAAAATTCGTACTCCCTTAGAGAAACTGCAGCAAGTTGAAGCATTTTCAATAGTGGCCTTAAGGCAAGTCTTACAGCCAGTTGGAGATAAGTCCTCAGTACACTGAACAACAGCATATACAATATCGTTTCCATAACTTCTTTTGTCAGCTGCATAGTATTTGATCGGCGAATGATTATAAGCTGCCTTCTCAATCAACTCATTTAACATCTCTTCCAACGCAGATCCGAGCTGTTTTGGTTCTGAAGCATTTATGAGATTATGCATTTCTAAATTTTCTGAAACATCAACAGAGCCTAAGAAGTTCGTATTGGAATAACGTATCATGCATTTTTCTTCCCATATTACTGCTTCTGGTGAGTTGGGACAATGGCCCATGATTTCTTTTGAGGTCAAGCTAATGCAATTCTTGCAATCTTCATTTGTCGCATAGCCAAGGCACATATAGAGGCCGTAGACTTTATCGGAGTCGACTCCAGAGGAGGAGGTATTGTAAAATTTAGAAACAGAAGCAGTTGAGGCTAAGGAATGGAATAGATTGTAGAGACTGTTTTGAGTTGGGAAGTGACTATTATTGTTAAGTGTATTATTTGTGTTGCAGATGTGGACAGGAAGATATGCAGCATTAACAAGCACAAACTGTCCCCTAAGGAAACAGTAGGCCAGAAGTAAGGTTACAGCTTTGAAAGCGTTTCGGAAATACAACAACATATTCTTAATTTCACAATaagttttgtgttgatttttcGTGAATTTCTTACTGAAATTCTTCTCCtcttatttcttttcttttcttattttaccgGAGGGAGAGTATGTACTAATGGCTTACCATAAGATTTTTCATATTTCTTGGCAATTAATAGGCTAGTTTTAACTTTTGATAAATGAATCAGATCATCCAAAATGGATTTGGTCTTCACTTCAGGTCTTCCACCAGCCACCTAaagttatgatatttttattaaagtaaaaaggTCTTTCGGTGTTTACTCTGTTCCAAAGAAATTAACGTAGAAAGTTCCTTTTCTGGACCACAGGTCCACAGAAGCGACGCACACAGAACATTCTGCTCCATTAAAACAAATATGAATATTGCTATTAGGTCCACAAGCACCAACATGAAGTGATGTACTATAAATTATTagcaattttttataattattattaaaataagataagttGAGATCCAATATTGAATTACACCACTACCTTTCAAATTTCTCCGCAATCATATTAACTATTCAGCTAGTTTACTCTTTGTTATAGAAAATTTTCAACTGTCTATTAATCGGTTAGGGGTCTAATGAAGCTTAAACTAATAAACACGATAAATGGATGGCTAACCCTGCCAATAGAAAGGTCCCCAgacatcaaaacaataattggtTTGAATCTAAAGTTAAGAAATACACATGGTGCCTAGTACCTTAATGAAGTCTTACAATTTAATATCGATcacacttattttaatttaataaaaattataaaaaattattaactaattataaaacatATATTATAGTTGTACTAAGTGCCACATAACAATACTCAAAGTTAATTAGGGGTACTTCATTTTCTCCTTAAGGCAAGTTTAATATAGCATTGTTGCCTGAACCCaccttttattttatatattaaaagaaatTTAACTAGCCAACCaaaagcaagaaagaaaaaaaataaataaaaataataagtagtacTGGTGATCACCATTACTAATATTTAGTTTTGAAAAGTTAATATTTTAAGATTAAATTGTCCATTTTTCTAACAGCACCTACCGTTAGAGAAGCCTttaggaaataaaaaaaaaaaaaatcagtattAGACTTCAATGATGTTTAGTATTTTTCGCTATTAGACATCAATGATGTTTAGCATTTTTTTAtgggcttttttcataaatgtacaacaaaaataaaataattacaaaaaatgtgcaaaaaaaaattattttaaaaatttatacattttgaaaatttattacatgaaaccatacatttttaatatgtttattaaacctcaaaataaacaatttcgtaaaattaattaaacggttttataaaaataaacaagttaaatatttttttattaaaagataaatgtttattatctattttagtatgaattattataatttaataagattttttttaataaaatacaatatcaaaattataaacattaatgtatataaatataaatcaatacttaaaattactaaaaataaacatgacacgtaaagtgatataataaacatatgtgaatattattattttgtttattaaagtagtgtgtttaataaatagaaaacaaaataaacatatatatacaaaatattttatattattagtatgtttattataattgtaaacataaaaatagacatagtcaatttatactatactaaaataaatatattctttctattgtttctataaattgattattttctaatgagttagtgaacaagttttttattgaagtataattcttacatcaaaaaataaataaacaaacataactttataaattccaaaaattatttaattaaaaaaaataaacacgacacaattaataaacaaagaaaaagataaagataaacaattttatatatatatatatatatatattatttattttctaaaaaattactaaaaaaataaacataacacacgtagagtgatataaaataacttatgtgaatattattattttgtttattaaattagtatgtttaattaatagaaataaaataaatacatatataaaatattttatattattagtatgtttattataattgtaaacataaaaataaacatagccaataaacacatatataaaatgttttatattattagtatgtttattataattgtaaacataaaaataaacataaccaatattaccatatatgtactaatcaataattattaccatatatattataataaaaattgaaaaaaagtttttaattagggcttttttcataaatgtacaacaaaaataaaataattacaaaaaatgtgcaaaaaaaattattttaaaaatttatacattttgaaaacttattacatgaaaccatacatttttaATATGCTTATTAAAcatcaaaataaacaatttcgtaaaattaattaaacagatttataaaaataaacaagttaaatatttttttattaaaagataaatgtttattatctattttagtatgaattattataatttaataagatttttttttaataaaatacaatatcaaaattataaacattaatgtatataaatataaatcaatacttaaaattactaaaaataaacatgacacgtagagtgatataataaacatatgtgaatattattattttgtttattaaagtagtatgtttaataaatagaaaacaaaataaacatatatatacaaagtatttttatattattagtatgttaattataattgtaaacataaaaatagacatagtcaatttatattatactaaaataagtatattttctttctattgtttctatatattgattattttctaatgagttagtgaacgagttttctattgaagtataattcttacatcaaaaaataaataaacaaacataactttataaattccaaaaattatttaattaaaaaaaataaacacgacacaattaataaacaaagaaaaaaaataaagataaacaattttttttatatattatttattttctaaaaaattactaaaaaataaacataacacacgtagagtgatataataaacttatgtgaatattattattttgtttattaaagtagtatgtttaataattaaatagaaaacaaaataaacatatatatacaaagtattttatattattagtatgttaattataattgtaaacataaaaatagacatagtcaatttatattatactaaaataagtatattttctttctattgtttctatatattgattattttctaatgagttagtgaacgagttttctattgaagtataattcttacatcaaaaaataaataaacaaacataactttataaattccaaaaattatttaattaaaaaaaataaacacgacacaattaataaacaaagaaaaagataaagataaacaattttttatatatattatttattttctaaaaaattactaaaaaataaacataacacacgtagagtgatataataaacttatgtgaatattattattttgtttattaaattagtatgtttaattaatagaaaataaaataaatacatacataaaatattttatattattagtatgtttattataattgtaaacataaaagtaAGCATAgccaataaacacatatataaaatgttttatattattagtatgtttattataattgtaaacataaaaataaacataaccaatattactatatatatatactaatcaataattattaccatatatattataaaaaaaattgaaaaaaagtttttaattatatataaaagtgtatgagaaaatgataataagtttttttgcacatattttgtaattaattaaaataatgtatacaaaattgtaaaatgcccttttaattatatataaaagtgtatgagaaaatgataataagttttttttgcacatattttgtgattaattaaaataatgtatacaaaattataaatacccttTTTTTATTGGTAGCATTTTATGATtagttagtaatattttttaaatttttttttttttttgaaattatataagatttaatacttaatataattattttttgtactTTTATATAGAAACGAAAAAAAGGTAACCTATAGTTTTTGGTACTTGATTGTAGCCCACTTAGTGACGTTGAAACttaaaaaatacttaaattCTCTGGACTCTGATGATTGtatacttttcatttttttttccttgtgTGTTTCATGTGTTTGTTCCCCATAATGAAATCTTGACATGCATGCCAACCAACCATCGAGAAATATCATGGAAAGAGAGAatactttcttttattttattgtgagaccaaaaaataaataaataaataataggcaAAACAACACATacatacttttaaaaaataagtacTCAATGTTTTTTTAATACTAAAATGCAAAATATTATACACAATacaaaaatgataatttatttcttctgaaaaagaaaagaaatattttattgTGATCATTTTTAAAGATTCCAAATATTATGTTTCATGTTTAATTTTCTAGCCTTATTTTATTCTcttgattatatatttatgtatgagAATTGTTAAATGGTATTTAGCACACTCTACATGTAATATTATTACTCgtacaattaaatattaagtctTATATAATTAAAGTATGTTTGAAAACAATTATATAAAATGGTAATTACATGTGAGAGTAATTACACTCTATTTTAAAACATAATgtataattagattataaataataattgtatATGAATTCTTACTTTTAATGTTTGACAAATAAGTTAGTGAGCACACAGTAACAATATTAATTATCTAAAACTAGTAATGTTgtgtaattataatttatagtgTAATTACATCTAATTCTCATaggtttataaaaattaaagaatataattGAAACTACTTAATTATCtccaattatataattattgtatAATTACTTGTTAGAATAAACatacaaaatattataattactcAAAATTATACTTAATTCTAATTATACAATAACTTTTCAAATGTACCCtaaatataatagttttttgaATATAtccttaattaattataaagtcatattttttaaaaatactaggCTGCTCAAAAATAATACTCATATACCCCTTTGACCGTCAAAATAGTACAGGTCCGATCCGATGCATGTTAAAGCTTTGTGACATCTGTAGTGTAGACTTTATATAAAGAGTATatctaaggtggcgtttggtaacacttttttaatcagttttttgtttttaaaagtagaaaagtgaaaatatttttcaaaaacatgttctataaaactgtttttacttttcaattttataattagaaatcaaaattttaaaaacaaaaagaatcactttcaatatttttttaaacagttttttttcttaatcaatcttttagattaggaccagacccggacccaaatcccctccctacggccctggcgctaaacccgacttttgacttgaacccgaatctgaccccggacctagacccgacttaaataaaatcaaaaaataaaaataaaaataaactttatagaacacacttttgttttctgtttttaaaattgaaaaacaaaagtggttacagaacgtatttttgtttttcaaaaacaaattttttaaaaacaaaaattttactttcattttgtgattaaaaaattaaaaaacaaaagtgttaccaaacggcacctaagTTAATGAATGAACGTTGTAGTCTTTGTTTAATACTTTTGTATTGTAGGCGGACTCGATCTTTTGGATCATGTTAACTAAAATCTCCTTAATTAATAAgcataaaattaattccaactcTCATTTCTATAATGGTACTATGTTTCACGTGAGAACTTTAATTATTAGAATAAGAAAATTACCATGCATCTATAAAAGTACATTTAGAAAGTTCTTTTGATTGCAAATTTAAGTGTACGTATATTAATAATGGGTAATAGGTATcctaacaaaatatataaattatttttaatgggtattatcctgagtaattttagaaaataaatataataaaaatttaattttaaaaatattaacttttaaaaatgagattttaattcaataatcaataataaaaataaataaaattactgtACTTAATTTcactatttaattaaacaaatttCTATCTTTTTTACACTATTTTAAAAAGAGTATATAGTGGTATAAGTACTCAAAGttttaaatttgtaatttttacaCTATTTTAAAAAGAGTATATAGTGgtataagtacccaaagttttaaatttataattagcagcggcataaactcaatgtttatttttagcgacaTAAGCATCCAATTTTTGTAACACTGTAATTTTCTTCCAAATTCGTCAATACAGAGtctgttttaaatttattaaaagaatatttagaaGTAACTGATAGTGCATATTCCTATTTAGACCCAATGATCTAGAATTCAAGCTTTATATGTGCCCTATTTAAGACAATAATAGAGTCTGTACTgacaaaattaaagaaaaaattacagttttacaaacattgggtacttatgccgctaaaaataaacattgggtttatgtcgcttacaaacataaaactttgggtacttatgccgctatttacccaaAATTATTCTTATATTCAGCATTATTTTATCCTTCTCTCTAACTCAATCTCAAACTTTTTTTATCTCTCTTAGTCGGAAAGAATAACTTTAACCATATAATGTAAAAAGgaaatatttcttttaattagATAGTAAAagtaagcataaaaactcaaattttcttAATAATGCTTATTCATGAGTAATACTCATTAAGAGTGTactcatatataatatatattggtACATGTTAAGTTAGAGAGTTAGTTAAGTAGTTACTTGTTAAGTTGGTTAGCCTAGTTGTATCTAACTACCTCATGTGTAACATGTGTATATAAGCTAGTTCGATCGAGCTTATCAATGCATTGTCTTTctcaaatctctctctctctctctctctctctctctctctctttgataTTGATAGTTCATATTGGGTTTTCCTCTATTTCACAATGTACAATATATTCAATTTGGTATTAGAGCAATTTCTGCCGATCTCTGTGAGCATGGCGACAACAGATCTTGGCTCTCATCGTAGCACTAAAACTCCAGACAATCTGAAACTTCCACCACTGTCAAAATCAAAACCAAGAACAGAGGAATTGATGACTCTCTCGTCTATTTCAACCATAATCTCTCGATTAAACTCAACGA is a window from the Cannabis sativa cultivar Pink pepper isolate KNU-18-1 chromosome 1, ASM2916894v1, whole genome shotgun sequence genome containing:
- the LOC115707471 gene encoding cysteine-rich receptor-like protein kinase 15 isoform X1 → MLLYFRNAFKAVTLLLAYCFLRGQFVLVNAAYLPVHICNTNNTLNNNSHFPTQNSLYNLFHSLASTASVSKFYNTSSSGVDSDKVYGLYMCLGYATNEDCKNCISLTSKEIMGHCPNSPEAVIWEEKCMIRYSNTNFLGSVDVSENLEMHNLINASEPKQLGSALEEMLNELIEKAAYNHSPIKYYAADKRSYGNDIVYAVVQCTEDLSPTGCKTCLKATIENASTCCSFSKGVRILSKSCFLRYELYDFYEDDSEIPPSGFVLEPGKTYTAGSKWHIRTTIIFVVSAFLAVLAFGFSVYCLILKFRSQNDKNDPEEPLNDNGGPNGLKNIVQQHFQAWDEENAGEFPYIDLATIHAATDNFSESNLLGQGGFGPVYKGKLSDGREVAVKRLSSCSEQGSEEFTNEVLLIMKLQHKNLVRLLGFCVNGEEKILLYEYMPNGSLDVLLFDPSKRAQLNWTNRLNIVIGIAKGMLYLHEDSRLRIIHRDLKASNVLLDSHMNPKISDFGMARIFVGTEGEASTCRLVGTYGYMAPEYAMEGLYSVKSDVFSFGVLLLEIISGKKSAGFQQSKQALSLIAYAWQLWKEGRALELMDPLLTDSCSPDEFTRCVYLGLLCVQEDPQERPTMSSIVVMLNSESETLRQPERPAFSWGLSNQYDEINVDYLSINSITMSSFLRE
- the LOC115707471 gene encoding cysteine-rich receptor-like protein kinase 15 isoform X2, coding for MLLYFRNAFKAVTLLLAYCFLRGQFVLVNAAYLPVHICNTNNTLNNNSHFPTQNSLYNLFHSLASTASVSKFYNTSSSGVDSDKVYGLYMCLGYATNEDCKNCISLTSKEIMGHCPNSPEAVIWEEKCMIRYSNTNFLGSVDVSENLEMHNLINASEPKQLGSALEEMLNELIEKAAYNHSPIKYYAADKRSYGNDIVYAVVQCTEDLSPTGCKTCLKATIENASTCCSFSKGVRILSKSCFLRYELYDFYEDDSEIPPSGFVLEPGKRSKWHIRTTIIFVVSAFLAVLAFGFSVYCLILKFRSQNDKNDPEEPLNDNGGPNGLKNIVQQHFQAWDEENAGEFPYIDLATIHAATDNFSESNLLGQGGFGPVYKGKLSDGREVAVKRLSSCSEQGSEEFTNEVLLIMKLQHKNLVRLLGFCVNGEEKILLYEYMPNGSLDVLLFDPSKRAQLNWTNRLNIVIGIAKGMLYLHEDSRLRIIHRDLKASNVLLDSHMNPKISDFGMARIFVGTEGEASTCRLVGTYGYMAPEYAMEGLYSVKSDVFSFGVLLLEIISGKKSAGFQQSKQALSLIAYAWQLWKEGRALELMDPLLTDSCSPDEFTRCVYLGLLCVQEDPQERPTMSSIVVMLNSESETLRQPERPAFSWGLSNQYDEINVDYLSINSITMSSFLRE